The nucleotide sequence GTTTTCCGCGGAGAAGACGATTTCCAAAACCTTTCCCACCCGCACGGACTCCACGGGGTGGCCGAGGTCCCTCAAGACCCCTTCCACCGCCCGGCCCTGAGGGTCCAGGATGCCGTCTTTGAGCTCGATGAGGAGCGTGGCTTGGTATCTGGGCATCTAGCCTCCCAAAACCCGCCTCAGGACCTCCCGGTAGGCCTCTTCCACGCCCCCAAGGTCCTTGCGGAAGCGGTCCTTGTCCATGGGTTCGCCCGTGGCCATATCCCAAAGGCGCATGGTGTCGGGGCTGATCTCGTCGGCAAGGAGGATTTCCCCGTCTTTTTCCCCGAACTCCAGCTTGAAGTCCACCAGTTCCAGGCCCCTTTGCGCAAAGAAGTCCTTCAGGATCTCCCCCACCCGCAAGGTGGTGGCCTTGATTTCCCGTAGCGCCTCCGGCGTGGCCAAACCTAGGGCCAGGATGGCCTCCTCGCAGATGAGGGGGTCTCCCAGGGCGTCGTCCTTCAGGGAGAACTCCACCAAGGGCGCTTGGAGGGGCGTCCCCTCCTCGAGGCCATAGCGCTTGGCGAAGCTCCCCGCCGCCTTGAAGCGGAGGATCACCTCCAAGGGGAGGATCCTCACCCGCTTCACCCGCATCTCCCGCTCGGAGATTTCCTCCAGGAAGTGGGTCTTGACGCCCTTTGCCTCCAGGAGGCGGAAAAGGGCGGCGGAAACCCTGTTGTTCACCACCCCTTTGCCGGGGATGACCCCTCGCTTTTGAGCGTTGAAGGCGGTGGCCTCGTCCTTGAAGTA is from Thermus sp. LT1-2-5 and encodes:
- the purS gene encoding phosphoribosylformylglycinamidine synthase subunit PurS — protein: MPRYQATLLIELKDGILDPQGRAVEGVLRDLGHPVESVRVGKVLEIVFSAENFLQAEEKAKALGSLLANPVMEVYTLEALKEL
- the purC gene encoding phosphoribosylaminoimidazolesuccinocarboxamide synthase, whose protein sequence is MEKLYEGKAKILYPEGKDTLRVYFKDEATAFNAQKRGVIPGKGVVNNRVSAALFRLLEAKGVKTHFLEEISEREMRVKRVRILPLEVILRFKAAGSFAKRYGLEEGTPLQAPLVEFSLKDDALGDPLICEEAILALGLATPEALREIKATTLRVGEILKDFFAQRGLELVDFKLEFGEKDGEILLADEISPDTMRLWDMATGEPMDKDRFRKDLGGVEEAYREVLRRVLGG